The Candidatus Mycolicibacterium alkanivorans genome contains a region encoding:
- the crtI gene encoding phytoene desaturase family protein codes for MRTVSGATDHVVVVGAGLSGLSAALQLAGQGRSVTVVERYSFPGGRMGQADIRGYRIDTGPTVLTMPDIIEDAFAAVGASMDDHLELALVDPAYRATFADGSTLDVHTDAAAMTATIEAFAGPGEAAGYQRLRAWLTELYKLEMNGFISSNFDSPLSLLTPQLARLAAIGGFRGWERMVSKYITDERLQRVFTFQALYAGVPPQQALAAYAVIAYMDTVAGVYFPRGGMRTVPVELAAAAADAGVDFRYQSSVTSLERSGSRVTAVCTDKSDRIACDAVVLTTELPLTYQLLGRAPRRPIKLRPAPSAVVVHVGCPAVGSQLVHHNISFGRKWAGTFDEIIRNGTLMSDPSLLVTRPTVGDPSLAPAGRDLLYILAPSPNLEVSVVDWDSQGEAYAQQVVAKAAERLLPGLAEDADVLDVVTPADWARQGMAAGSPFALAHTFSQTGPFRPANTVRGIDNAVLAGGSTVPGVGVPTAVLSGKLAAERITGPVDDLSDKRTITRSGSRWR; via the coding sequence ATGCGTACCGTTTCTGGCGCGACAGACCACGTCGTTGTGGTCGGAGCCGGGCTGTCCGGCCTGTCTGCGGCCCTGCAGCTGGCCGGCCAAGGGCGGTCGGTCACCGTCGTGGAGCGCTACTCGTTCCCCGGCGGCCGGATGGGGCAGGCCGACATCCGTGGCTACCGGATCGACACCGGGCCGACTGTACTGACGATGCCCGACATCATCGAGGACGCCTTCGCCGCTGTCGGCGCCTCGATGGACGATCACCTCGAGTTGGCGCTGGTCGACCCGGCCTACCGGGCGACGTTCGCCGACGGCAGCACGCTGGACGTCCACACCGACGCCGCGGCCATGACCGCCACGATCGAGGCGTTCGCCGGGCCGGGCGAGGCGGCCGGCTATCAGCGGCTGCGCGCCTGGCTGACCGAGCTCTACAAGCTGGAGATGAACGGGTTCATCTCCAGCAACTTCGACTCGCCGCTGTCGCTGCTGACCCCACAGCTGGCGCGGTTGGCCGCCATCGGCGGGTTCCGCGGCTGGGAACGCATGGTCAGCAAGTACATCACCGACGAACGGCTGCAACGGGTCTTCACGTTCCAGGCCCTCTACGCCGGTGTCCCGCCGCAACAGGCACTGGCCGCCTACGCGGTGATCGCCTACATGGACACCGTTGCCGGCGTGTACTTCCCGCGCGGCGGCATGCGTACCGTCCCTGTGGAGCTGGCCGCCGCTGCGGCCGACGCCGGGGTGGACTTCCGCTACCAGTCCTCGGTGACCTCGCTGGAGCGTTCCGGCTCCAGGGTGACTGCCGTTTGCACCGACAAAAGTGACCGGATTGCGTGTGACGCAGTGGTTCTCACCACCGAGCTGCCGCTGACCTACCAACTGCTCGGCCGCGCCCCGAGGCGTCCGATCAAGCTGCGCCCGGCGCCGTCGGCCGTGGTGGTCCACGTCGGCTGCCCGGCCGTGGGATCGCAACTGGTGCACCACAACATCAGCTTCGGGCGCAAGTGGGCCGGCACCTTCGACGAGATCATTCGGAACGGCACGCTGATGAGCGATCCGTCGCTGTTGGTCACCAGGCCCACCGTCGGTGACCCCAGCCTGGCCCCGGCCGGCCGTGATCTGCTTTACATCCTGGCGCCGTCGCCGAATCTCGAAGTGAGCGTGGTGGATTGGGACTCGCAGGGTGAGGCCTACGCCCAACAGGTGGTCGCCAAGGCCGCCGAACGGCTGCTGCCCGGTCTGGCCGAGGACGCTGACGTGCTCGACGTCGTGACACCGGCGGACTGGGCCCGGCAGGGCATGGCCGCAGGCTCGCCGTTCGCGCTGGCGCACACCTTCTCTCAGACCGGGCCGTTCCGCCCGGCCAACACCGTGCGCGGCATCGACAATGCGGTGCTGGCCGGCGGCTCCACCGTGCCGGGGGTGGGGGTGCCAACCGCGGTTCTGTCGGGCAAGCTGGCAGCAGAACGCATCACCGGGCCGGTCGACGATCTTTCGGATAAGCGCACCATCACCAGGTCGGGAAGCAGATGGCGATGA
- a CDS encoding phytoene/squalene synthase family protein, with amino-acid sequence MIHTELHAAGIDDERLRESYRYCRRLNAQHGRTYFLATRLLAPSQRPAVHALYGFARYADDILDDLQSTATVAEREARLDQLSAKFFSGTADPSEPVLPAVLHTARTYRIPLDLFHDFLASMRMDLTVTDYPDRAALNHYMRGSAEVIGLQMLPILGTVDPVAEAEPCAEALGRAFQLTNFLRDVDEDLVRNRVYLPADELATFGVDRDLLTWCHHSRRTDKRVRRALAAQHDITRGVYREARKGIALLAPQSRPCVATAFTLYSEILDRIEALDFEVFSQRASVGTGRRVQVFAGGLVRARRARWCGAA; translated from the coding sequence ATGATCCACACCGAGTTACACGCCGCGGGGATCGACGACGAGCGGCTGCGCGAGTCCTACCGGTACTGCCGCCGGCTCAACGCCCAGCACGGCCGGACCTACTTCCTGGCGACCCGGCTGCTGGCCCCGTCACAGCGTCCCGCAGTGCATGCCCTGTACGGGTTCGCCCGCTACGCCGACGACATCCTCGACGACCTGCAGTCGACGGCCACCGTCGCCGAACGGGAGGCCCGGCTAGACCAGCTGTCGGCCAAGTTCTTCAGCGGCACCGCCGACCCGAGCGAACCGGTGCTGCCCGCGGTGCTGCACACCGCCCGCACCTACCGCATCCCGCTGGACTTGTTCCACGACTTCCTCGCCTCAATGCGGATGGACCTGACGGTCACCGACTATCCCGACCGCGCCGCGCTCAACCACTACATGCGCGGGTCGGCCGAGGTCATCGGACTGCAGATGCTGCCCATTCTCGGCACCGTCGACCCAGTGGCCGAGGCGGAGCCATGCGCCGAGGCGCTGGGCCGGGCGTTTCAGCTGACCAACTTCCTGCGGGACGTCGACGAGGACCTGGTGCGCAACCGCGTCTACCTGCCGGCCGACGAACTGGCCACCTTCGGGGTGGACCGCGACCTGCTGACGTGGTGCCACCACAGCCGCCGAACCGACAAGCGGGTGCGCCGGGCGCTGGCGGCCCAGCACGACATCACCAGGGGCGTCTATCGCGAGGCACGCAAGGGCATCGCCCTGCTCGCCCCGCAGTCGCGGCCCTGCGTCGCCACGGCGTTCACCCTGTATTCGGAGATCCTGGACCGCATCGAGGCCCTCGACTTCGAGGTCTTCAGCCAACGGGCCTCGGTCGGCACCGGGCGGCGCGTGCAGGTCTTCGCCGGCGGACTGGTCCGCGCCCGACGGGCCCGATGGTGTGGCGCCGCCTGA
- a CDS encoding lycopene cyclase domain-containing protein, whose amino-acid sequence MDQWQYLLVLGGCVLITAPLEVFGAGVYRRPLRLLASVLPVALVFIVWDAIAIAGDVWTYNPRFITGIDVGFSIPLEELLFFIIIPLCGLLTYSAVSTILGLLRGRARGRDEQVRR is encoded by the coding sequence ATGGATCAGTGGCAGTACCTGTTGGTCCTGGGCGGCTGCGTTCTGATCACCGCACCACTGGAGGTGTTCGGCGCAGGCGTGTACCGTCGGCCGCTGCGACTGCTGGCTTCGGTGCTGCCGGTGGCGCTGGTGTTCATCGTCTGGGACGCCATCGCGATCGCCGGGGACGTGTGGACCTACAACCCCCGGTTCATCACCGGCATCGACGTCGGGTTCTCGATCCCGCTGGAAGAGTTGCTGTTCTTCATCATCATCCCGCTGTGCGGGCTGCTGACGTACTCGGCGGTGAGCACGATCCTGGGCCTTCTGCGCGGCCGGGCACGTGGGCGCGATGAGCAGGTCCGGCGATGA
- a CDS encoding lycopene cyclase domain-containing protein, protein MTGLGYTLPAVVSVVVVIALELAVLRTGLFRKVEYWISMGIVFAFQIIVDGWLTKLSAPIVIYNEQHSTGIRFPFDIPVEDFLFGWSLVTAVLLLWERQRPRSNDRKDRQW, encoded by the coding sequence ATGACCGGCCTCGGCTACACGCTGCCGGCGGTGGTCTCGGTGGTCGTGGTCATCGCGCTGGAGTTGGCGGTATTGCGCACCGGGTTGTTCCGCAAGGTCGAATACTGGATCTCGATGGGCATCGTGTTCGCGTTCCAGATCATCGTCGACGGGTGGCTGACGAAGCTGTCGGCCCCCATCGTCATCTACAACGAGCAGCACAGCACCGGGATCCGGTTCCCGTTCGACATCCCGGTCGAGGACTTTCTGTTCGGCTGGTCGCTGGTGACCGCGGTGCTGCTGCTGTGGGAAAGGCAGCGACCACGATCCAATGACCGAAAGGACCGACAGTGGTGA
- a CDS encoding class I SAM-dependent methyltransferase — MSVGDEGLQREQVPGAFDVGARAYDRLVGANPGYHDHLRISAHRLRLPDGGRGLRLLDAGCGTGASTAALLEAAPHAEIVAVDASAGMLAEARAKQWPETVQFVHSPIEAIADAGVHGPFDGILAAYLLRNLVDPDAELRTFRELLRPGATLAVHEYSVRDSRAAKAIWNAVCWVIIIPAGWRQTHDSTLYRHLWRSVNAFDGAKDFQRRLVAAGFTGVHSETMPGWQRDIVHTFLADAPR, encoded by the coding sequence GTGAGCGTGGGCGACGAGGGATTGCAGCGGGAGCAGGTTCCCGGGGCGTTCGACGTCGGTGCCCGGGCCTATGACAGGCTCGTCGGCGCCAACCCCGGATACCACGACCACCTGCGAATCTCGGCGCACCGGCTGCGGCTTCCGGACGGTGGGCGCGGGCTGCGTCTGCTCGACGCCGGCTGCGGCACGGGCGCTTCGACGGCCGCGCTGCTCGAGGCCGCCCCGCACGCCGAGATCGTCGCGGTGGACGCCTCGGCGGGCATGCTGGCCGAAGCCAGGGCCAAGCAGTGGCCGGAGACCGTGCAGTTCGTGCACAGCCCGATCGAAGCCATCGCCGATGCGGGGGTGCACGGCCCGTTCGACGGAATCCTGGCCGCCTATCTGCTGCGCAACCTCGTTGATCCCGACGCCGAACTGCGCACCTTCCGTGAACTCCTGCGGCCCGGCGCGACTCTGGCGGTACACGAGTACTCCGTTCGCGATTCCCGTGCGGCCAAGGCGATTTGGAATGCGGTGTGCTGGGTGATCATCATCCCGGCTGGCTGGCGGCAGACCCACGACAGCACTCTGTACCGGCACCTGTGGCGCAGTGTGAACGCCTTCGACGGCGCCAAGGACTTCCAGCGCCGGCTCGTCGCGGCGGGTTTCACCGGCGTACACAGCGAAACCATGCCCGGCTGGCAGCGCGACATCGTGCACACGTTCCTGGCGGACGCACCGCGATGA
- a CDS encoding FAD-dependent oxidoreductase, translating to MIDPRRVSHPAPSGLPHANALPNTPHVVVIGGGIAGLAAAAGLAERGVSVDILERQNYLGGRVGGWTERLPNGTEVANNRGFHAFFRQYYNLRALLRRTDPGLDRLRPVEDYPLVDGEGRKDTFRGLPKTPPWNALVFALRSPTFRFRDLVRLNATAAAPLAAVSVPEIYEQLDGIDAGRFLTDINFPVAARHLAFEVFARSFFARPERLSAAELAAMFHIYFLGSSEGLVFDVAVSNFDTALWDPLGEYLIEHGVQIRSGVSAESIVVSGPKVLQVRDSSGTTIDADGVVLAADPAGQQKIVANSPGLGDDDWRAQVAGLRTAPPFVVQRLWLDRPVQAGRPPFLGTGGLEPVDNISVVSNFERQAAEWARAHNGSVVEVHSYSVVDPPPYEGLRERMLARLHQLYPETADAGIVGETLLLRDDCPLFWPGAYQSRPTVDTPVAGLMLAGDGIRIDLPVALMERAATTGWSAANRLLAGWGVSGHTLHTVPVQGRSLVLRRLAERGRAS from the coding sequence ATGATCGATCCCCGACGAGTCAGCCACCCGGCGCCGTCTGGGCTGCCGCACGCCAACGCCCTGCCCAACACCCCGCACGTGGTGGTGATCGGCGGCGGCATCGCCGGGCTGGCCGCTGCCGCCGGACTGGCCGAACGCGGTGTCTCCGTCGACATCCTGGAGCGGCAGAACTATCTGGGTGGACGCGTCGGAGGGTGGACCGAGCGGTTGCCCAACGGAACCGAGGTCGCCAACAACCGCGGATTCCACGCGTTCTTCCGCCAGTACTACAACCTGCGCGCACTGCTTCGGCGCACCGACCCGGGCCTCGACCGGCTGCGCCCGGTCGAGGACTACCCGCTGGTCGACGGGGAGGGCCGCAAGGACACCTTCCGCGGGCTGCCCAAGACCCCGCCGTGGAACGCGCTGGTGTTCGCGTTGCGCAGCCCCACCTTCCGGTTCCGGGATCTGGTGCGCCTCAACGCCACGGCGGCGGCACCGCTGGCCGCGGTGTCGGTGCCCGAGATCTACGAACAGCTCGACGGCATCGACGCGGGTAGGTTCCTGACCGACATCAACTTCCCGGTCGCCGCCCGGCACCTGGCCTTCGAGGTGTTCGCCCGCAGCTTCTTCGCCCGGCCCGAACGGCTCTCGGCCGCCGAGCTGGCGGCGATGTTCCACATCTACTTCCTGGGCTCCAGCGAGGGGCTGGTCTTCGACGTCGCCGTGTCGAACTTCGACACCGCGCTGTGGGATCCGTTGGGGGAATATCTGATCGAGCACGGCGTGCAGATCCGGTCCGGGGTGTCGGCCGAGTCCATCGTTGTAAGCGGCCCGAAGGTACTGCAGGTCCGCGACTCCAGCGGAACGACCATCGACGCCGATGGCGTGGTACTGGCCGCCGACCCCGCGGGACAGCAGAAGATCGTCGCCAACTCACCCGGATTGGGTGACGACGACTGGCGGGCACAGGTGGCCGGCTTGCGTACCGCCCCGCCGTTCGTGGTGCAGCGGCTGTGGCTGGACCGGCCGGTGCAGGCGGGCCGCCCACCGTTCTTGGGTACCGGCGGCCTCGAGCCCGTGGACAACATCAGCGTGGTGAGCAACTTCGAGCGCCAAGCCGCGGAATGGGCTCGCGCCCACAATGGTTCGGTGGTCGAGGTGCACTCGTACTCGGTGGTCGACCCGCCGCCGTATGAGGGCCTGCGGGAGCGGATGCTGGCCCGACTGCACCAGCTCTACCCAGAGACCGCGGATGCCGGCATCGTGGGGGAGACACTGCTGCTGCGCGACGACTGCCCGCTGTTCTGGCCGGGCGCCTATCAGAGCCGGCCCACCGTGGACACCCCGGTGGCCGGGCTGATGCTGGCCGGCGACGGGATCCGCATCGACCTGCCGGTAGCCTTGATGGAGCGGGCGGCCACTACCGGATGGTCGGCGGCCAACCGCCTACTTGCCGGTTGGGGGGTCAGCGGGCACACCCTGCACACCGTCCCGGTACAGGGTCGCTCGCTGGTTCTTCGCCGGCTGGCCGAGAGGGGGCGCGCGTCATGA
- a CDS encoding DUF5914 domain-containing protein, translated as MSVRSRLAAKWPKGIPLQLIPKVDWAKQQPTYQDAQPAVIDAALRRADQRPSGNWYVFAASSDVRTDKPLGAKVGGVEIVAWRAQQRALHVGPAACPHLGADLATGTLDCGALLCPWHGLRLEGGWEFGWKPLPAFDDGVLVWVRLDRVGRSDPLDAPVIPARPTGVRLAAVTRLEGVCEPSDVIANRLDPWHGGWFHPYSFTQLEVLSAPAVDADEQNDRFLVAVTFRMGRVGVPVIAEFTAPEPRTIVMRIVDGEGAGSVVETHATPIGPGPDGRPRTAVLEAVIAQSDRTGFRHSLRVAGLITPLMRAAAARLWRDDLAYAERRFALRASSSS; from the coding sequence ATGAGCGTGAGGTCGCGACTGGCCGCCAAGTGGCCCAAAGGCATTCCGCTGCAGCTTATTCCGAAGGTCGACTGGGCCAAGCAACAACCCACCTACCAAGACGCGCAGCCGGCAGTGATCGACGCGGCGCTGCGCCGCGCCGATCAGCGTCCGAGCGGCAACTGGTACGTCTTCGCCGCGAGCTCCGACGTGCGCACCGACAAGCCGTTGGGCGCCAAGGTCGGCGGCGTCGAGATCGTGGCCTGGCGCGCTCAGCAGCGCGCGCTGCACGTCGGGCCGGCGGCCTGCCCGCACCTCGGCGCCGACCTGGCCACCGGGACACTGGATTGCGGAGCGCTGCTCTGCCCGTGGCATGGTCTTCGCCTCGAAGGTGGCTGGGAGTTCGGCTGGAAACCGTTGCCCGCCTTCGACGATGGCGTGCTGGTGTGGGTGCGGCTGGATCGGGTGGGACGCAGCGATCCGTTGGACGCCCCGGTGATCCCCGCCCGACCCACCGGAGTGCGGCTGGCGGCGGTGACCAGGTTGGAGGGAGTGTGCGAGCCCTCCGACGTCATCGCCAACCGGCTCGACCCGTGGCACGGTGGGTGGTTCCACCCGTATTCGTTCACCCAGCTCGAGGTGCTCAGCGCCCCTGCGGTCGACGCCGACGAGCAGAATGACCGCTTCCTGGTCGCCGTGACGTTCCGGATGGGACGCGTCGGGGTGCCGGTGATCGCGGAGTTCACCGCCCCCGAGCCGCGGACCATCGTCATGCGGATCGTCGACGGTGAGGGCGCCGGCAGTGTGGTGGAGACCCACGCGACGCCGATCGGGCCCGGGCCCGACGGGCGGCCGCGCACCGCGGTGCTCGAGGCGGTGATCGCGCAGTCCGACCGCACCGGCTTCAGACATTCGCTGCGCGTCGCCGGGTTGATCACTCCGCTGATGCGGGCGGCGGCGGCCCGGCTGTGGCGCGACGACCTCGCCTACGCCGAGCGCCGATTTGCTTTACGCGCAAGCTCATCCAGTTAG
- a CDS encoding Hsp70 family protein, protein MTDPSKPALGLSVGVTTLTAVTADRTVTRRPVITLYRYRQPEVGLPSENPALDEPGLVLTDFVDRVGDPVGIVAPDGSVHPGEALLADALRALAYAATAGRQLPSATTIAHPAHWRTGAVEALRRALRRVPEWAADEPLLVADAAAAATALQADPGLPTRGVIALCDFGGGGTSIALLDAADGYQPVAPTVRHLDFSGDLVDQGLLAHVMAQLSAGGPLDVTGTWAIGSLSRLRAECRAAKERLSTVTVTAVPAELPGFRGDVRLTRTELDESLHRSLAELVAVVQDTLGRAGVRPADLAAVATIGGGAAIPVITTTLSEHLRVPVVTTTRPAATAAIGAALRAARGPADDSATALAALPRATGRALAWSEAADVPDLAPPVREPAAVVGARPLVDFEPEPAEPVDAALPWYRRPLSAVGAALLVILAAGAGTFVALRDDSSAAAPGSPTPSVTTTPEAARTVVAVPAPPGPVEPPAPVVQTQAVQAPRTVVQSPAPVTQTQVVQAPPVTTEAPPPPPVTETTTVVTTPPPVTETATVTQSPAQQAPIIPTIPPIPAIPGLPQIFVQPPTSG, encoded by the coding sequence ATGACCGACCCATCGAAACCGGCCCTCGGCCTGTCGGTCGGGGTCACCACGCTGACCGCGGTGACGGCGGACCGTACCGTCACCCGCAGACCCGTGATCACGCTTTATCGGTATCGGCAGCCCGAGGTCGGCCTGCCGTCGGAGAACCCCGCCCTCGACGAGCCGGGCCTGGTGCTCACCGACTTCGTTGACCGCGTCGGCGACCCGGTGGGCATCGTCGCGCCCGACGGTTCGGTGCATCCCGGGGAGGCTTTGCTGGCCGACGCGTTGCGGGCACTGGCGTATGCGGCCACCGCTGGACGGCAGCTGCCGTCGGCCACCACCATTGCCCATCCCGCGCACTGGCGCACCGGTGCCGTCGAGGCATTGCGCCGGGCGCTGCGCCGCGTCCCGGAATGGGCTGCTGACGAACCGCTGCTGGTCGCCGACGCTGCGGCTGCGGCCACTGCCCTGCAGGCAGATCCCGGGCTGCCCACCCGCGGCGTGATCGCGTTGTGCGACTTCGGCGGCGGCGGCACCTCGATCGCCCTGCTCGACGCTGCCGACGGCTACCAGCCGGTCGCGCCGACGGTGCGCCACCTGGACTTCTCCGGCGACCTGGTCGACCAGGGGCTGCTGGCCCACGTGATGGCGCAGTTGTCGGCCGGCGGACCGCTCGACGTGACCGGCACCTGGGCTATCGGGTCGCTGAGCCGGCTGCGGGCTGAGTGCCGCGCCGCCAAGGAGCGACTGTCGACTGTCACGGTGACGGCGGTGCCGGCCGAGCTGCCGGGATTCCGCGGTGACGTCCGGCTGACCCGCACCGAACTCGACGAATCCCTTCACCGTTCACTGGCCGAGTTGGTGGCCGTCGTGCAGGACACGCTGGGCCGCGCCGGGGTTCGGCCGGCGGACCTGGCCGCGGTCGCCACGATCGGCGGCGGCGCCGCGATTCCGGTGATCACGACGACGCTCTCGGAGCATCTGCGGGTGCCCGTCGTCACGACGACCCGACCGGCCGCCACCGCTGCGATCGGCGCGGCACTGCGGGCGGCGCGAGGACCGGCCGACGATAGTGCCACCGCGCTGGCCGCGCTGCCCCGAGCGACCGGCCGGGCGCTGGCCTGGTCGGAGGCTGCCGACGTGCCCGACCTGGCGCCCCCGGTTCGTGAGCCGGCGGCCGTCGTCGGCGCCCGGCCGCTGGTGGACTTCGAACCCGAGCCCGCCGAGCCGGTCGATGCGGCCCTGCCGTGGTACCGCCGCCCGCTGTCGGCGGTGGGCGCGGCCCTGCTGGTGATCCTGGCGGCCGGTGCCGGAACCTTTGTCGCGCTGCGCGACGACAGCAGCGCTGCCGCACCCGGGTCACCCACCCCGAGCGTCACGACCACACCCGAGGCTGCCCGGACCGTTGTGGCGGTACCGGCGCCGCCCGGGCCGGTCGAACCGCCGGCCCCGGTGGTCCAGACGCAGGCCGTCCAGGCGCCCCGGACCGTCGTGCAGTCACCCGCCCCGGTCACCCAGACCCAGGTGGTGCAGGCGCCGCCGGTGACCACCGAGGCTCCGCCGCCACCCCCGGTGACCGAGACGACGACGGTCGTCACCACGCCGCCGCCGGTGACCGAGACGGCCACCGTCACCCAGTCGCCGGCACAGCAGGCGCCGATTATACCGACGATCCCGCCGATCCCCGCGATTCCCGGCCTTCCGCAGATATTTGTGCAGCCGCCAACGTCAGGCTGA
- a CDS encoding DUF1049 domain-containing protein, with protein MSPDETKPAGGAVQRFALRYWLAILLVVLAAVFIGQNRDRQQVHVLWITVESPMWLLLTAMLAVGIIVGLLLHRRRRN; from the coding sequence ATGTCACCAGACGAAACCAAGCCCGCCGGCGGCGCGGTTCAGCGCTTTGCGTTGCGCTACTGGCTGGCCATTCTGCTCGTCGTGCTCGCGGCGGTGTTCATCGGCCAGAACCGCGACCGCCAGCAGGTGCACGTCCTGTGGATCACCGTCGAGTCACCGATGTGGCTGCTGCTGACCGCGATGCTGGCGGTCGGCATCATCGTGGGTCTGCTGCTGCACCGCCGCCGCCGAAACTGA
- a CDS encoding MBL fold metallo-hydrolase, protein MSGIERVVTHGTFELDGGSWEVDNNIWIVGDDSEVIVIDAAHDAKAIADAVGKRHVVAVVCTHGHNDHITVAPQLSKDFDAPVLLNPADDMLWRMTHGDKQFRTIEDGQVLKADGIELRAIATPGHSPGSTCLYAPALGAVFSGDTLFQGGPGATGRSFSDFPTILGSIKDKLGKLPADTVVYAGHGDTTRIGDELVNYDDWVARGH, encoded by the coding sequence GTGAGTGGCATCGAGCGCGTCGTCACCCACGGCACCTTCGAACTCGACGGCGGCAGTTGGGAAGTCGACAACAACATCTGGATCGTCGGCGACGACTCCGAGGTGATCGTCATCGACGCCGCCCACGACGCCAAGGCCATCGCGGACGCCGTCGGCAAACGGCACGTCGTCGCGGTGGTCTGCACCCACGGCCACAACGACCACATCACCGTCGCACCACAGCTGAGCAAGGACTTCGACGCTCCGGTGCTGCTGAATCCCGCAGACGACATGCTGTGGCGAATGACTCATGGCGACAAGCAGTTCCGCACGATCGAAGATGGTCAGGTGCTCAAGGCCGACGGCATCGAACTGCGCGCGATCGCCACGCCCGGGCACTCCCCGGGTTCGACCTGCCTCTACGCGCCGGCACTGGGCGCGGTGTTTTCCGGCGACACCCTGTTCCAGGGTGGCCCCGGCGCCACCGGGCGTTCGTTCTCCGACTTCCCGACCATCCTCGGGTCGATCAAGGACAAGCTGGGCAAGCTGCCCGCCGACACCGTGGTCTACGCCGGCCATGGCGACACCACCCGAATCGGCGACGAGCTGGTCAACTACGACGACTGGGTGGCTCGCGGCCACTGA
- a CDS encoding S-(hydroxymethyl)mycothiol dehydrogenase, which translates to MSQTVRGVISRKKGEPVELVDIVIPDPGPGEVVVDVTACGVCHTDLTYREGGINDEYPFLLGHEAAGTVESVGEGVTNVEPGDFVILNWRAVCGQCRACKRGRPWYCFNTFNATQKMTLTDGTELTPALGVGAFADKTLVHEGQCTKVDPEADPAVAGLLGCGVMAGLGAAVNTGNVGRDDTVAVIGCGGVGDAAIAGAALVGARKIIAVDTDNRKLDWARDFGATHTINARELDPVETIQDLTDGFGADVVIDAVGRPETWKQAFYARDLAGTVVLVGVPTPDMKLEMPLVDFFSRGGSLKSSWYGDCLPERDFPTLISLYRQGRLPLEKFVSERIGLDGIEDAFHKMHAGEVLRSVVIL; encoded by the coding sequence ATGAGTCAGACGGTGCGCGGTGTGATTTCTCGAAAGAAGGGCGAACCCGTCGAGCTCGTCGACATCGTGATCCCGGACCCGGGTCCGGGCGAGGTGGTCGTCGACGTCACCGCATGCGGCGTGTGCCACACGGACCTGACCTACCGCGAGGGCGGCATCAACGACGAGTACCCCTTCCTGCTCGGCCACGAGGCCGCCGGCACCGTGGAGTCCGTCGGCGAGGGCGTCACCAACGTCGAGCCCGGCGACTTCGTGATTCTCAACTGGCGCGCGGTCTGCGGGCAGTGCCGCGCCTGCAAGCGGGGCCGTCCGTGGTACTGCTTCAACACCTTCAACGCCACCCAGAAGATGACATTGACCGACGGCACCGAACTCACCCCGGCACTGGGCGTCGGCGCGTTTGCCGACAAGACCCTGGTCCACGAAGGTCAGTGCACCAAAGTCGATCCCGAGGCCGACCCCGCCGTGGCCGGCCTGCTGGGCTGCGGCGTGATGGCCGGTCTCGGCGCGGCGGTCAACACCGGCAACGTGGGCCGCGATGACACCGTCGCGGTGATCGGCTGCGGCGGCGTCGGCGACGCCGCGATCGCCGGTGCGGCCCTGGTAGGTGCCCGCAAGATCATCGCCGTGGACACCGACAACAGGAAGCTGGACTGGGCCCGCGACTTCGGCGCCACCCACACCATCAATGCCCGCGAACTCGACCCGGTCGAGACCATCCAGGACCTGACCGACGGGTTCGGTGCGGACGTGGTTATCGACGCCGTCGGCCGCCCGGAGACCTGGAAGCAGGCGTTCTACGCGCGCGATCTCGCCGGAACCGTTGTCCTGGTTGGTGTTCCGACCCCGGACATGAAGCTGGAGATGCCGCTGGTGGACTTCTTCTCCCGCGGCGGATCGCTGAAGTCCTCCTGGTACGGCGACTGCCTGCCCGAACGCGACTTCCCCACCCTGATCAGCCTGTACCGCCAGGGCCGCCTGCCGCTGGAGAAGTTCGTCTCCGAGCGGATCGGCCTCGACGGAATCGAGGACGCCTTCCACAAGATGCACGCCGGTGAGGTGCTGCGCTCGGTGGTGATCCTGTGA